The Bombus huntii isolate Logan2020A chromosome 11, iyBomHunt1.1, whole genome shotgun sequence genome includes a window with the following:
- the LOC126870933 gene encoding sodium leak channel NALCN isoform X3, producing the protein MMLGRKQSLKGEPVLADYGPEESLNESADIEWVNKLWVRRLMRSCALVSLASVCLNTPKTFEKVPPLQYVTFICDLVITFLFTAEMIAKMHIRGILKRDKSYLKDHWCQFDGSMVIFLWLSVILQMFEMLGFDIRLTPISILRAPRPLIMIRFLRVFLKFSMPKARINQIFKRSSQQIYNVTLFFLFFMSLYGLLGVQFFGELKNHCVLNTTDPKYITINSLAIPDTFCSTDPESGYQCPEGMTCMKLQLSKYIMGFNGFDEFATSIFTVYQTASQEGWVFIMYRAIDSLPAWRAVLYFSTMIFFLAWLVKNVFIAVITETFNEIRVQFQQMWGVRGHISNNTASQILTGDDNGWKLVTLDENKHGGLASPICHAILRSPQFRMVVMFVILANGIATATMSFKHDEKPRHMYYDNYYYAEIAFTVFLDLETLFKIWCLGFRSYYKHSIHKFELLLAIGTTLHIIPFFYLSGFTYFQVLRVVRLIKASPMLEDFVYKIFGPGKKLGSLIIFTMCLLVISSSISMQLFCFLDFTKFETFPEAFMSMFQILTQEAWVDVMDETMLRTHETMAPLAAMYFILYHLFVTLIVLSLFVAVILDNLELDEDIKKLKQLKFREQSAEIKETLPFRLRIFEKFPDSPQMTCLHKVPSDFNLPKVRESFMRQFVFEMETEENEGVKKINETFDSKMIYRKQRPVKILNNPPKVRNVATNLKKAAVIYIINDSNNQRLLLGDSAMIPVPGKGLLKPQGTVSSAKQLRFDQKKSIRRSVRSGSIKLKQTYEHLMENGDIGGINRVSSSRSRPHDLDIKLLQAKRQQAEMRRNQREEDLRENHPFFDTPLFAVPRESKFRKICQSLVYARYDTNVKDPLTGKERKVQYKSLHNFLGLVTYLDWVMIFATTMSCISMMFETPRYRVMEVPALQIAEYGFVIFMSIELALKILADGLFFTPKAYIKDVASVLDIFIYVVSLVFLCWMPKSVPPNSGAQLLMILRCVRPLRIFTLVPHMRKVVYELCRGFKEILLVSTLLILLMFIFASYGVQLYGGRLARCNDPTILKREDCVGVFMRRVFVTKMKLNPSENESYPSILVPRVWANPRRFNFDNIGDALMALFEVLSFKGWLDVRDVLIQALGPVHAIYIHIYIFLGCMIGLTLFVGVVIANYSENKGTALLTVDQRRWCDLKKRLKIAQPLHLPPRPDGKKFRAFIYDITQNIYFKRFIAVMVLINSALLCVSWRIEEEHTEALATVSTILTLIFLVEVIMKNIAFTPRGYWQSRRNRYDLLVTVVGVIWIVIHCTMKNDLSYVIGFMVVILRFFTITGKHTTLKMLMLTVGVSVCKSFFIIFGMFLLVFFYALAGTIIFGTVKYGEGIGRRANFESPVTGVAMLFRIVTGEDWNKIMHDCMIQPPYCTPAANYWETDCGNFHASLIYFCTFYVIITYIVLNLLVAIIMENFSLFYSNEEDALLSYADIRNFQNTWNVVDNHQKGFIPVKRVKFILRLLKGRLETDPQKDRLLFKHMCYELEKLNNGEDVTFHDVINMLSYRSVDIRKALQLEELLAREEFEYIIEEEVAKQTIRNWLEGCLKKIRASGKQQNSLVAGLRANTEQVQQQEHVEEKGKEVAKEEETETKQEIDAIRHCKAKKPVVLPRSDSIGSGSGRKYLIPTLSDPASIRSEKDKSAAPKKKNNRPPPAPKNNLPHLTESTEQSRQQREVVNAKATVPKPSSVMLEVREWWKEQLAYSSESSEDEV; encoded by the exons ATGATGCTGGGGCGCAAGCAGAGCCTCAAAGGGGAACCCGTCTTGGCCGATTATGGCCCAGAGGAGTCCCTCAATGAGAGCGCTGATATAGAATGGGTGAATAAG CTATGGGTGAGAAGATTGATGAGGTCTTGTGCTCTAGTATCTTTAGCTTCTGTTTGCTTAAATACTCCTAAGACTTTTGAAAAAGTTCCACCTCTTCAATATGTTACCTTTATTTGCGATTTAGTTATTACGTTTTTATTTACTGCTGAAATGATTGCTAAGATGCACATAAGGGGCATACTGAAG AGGGATAAATCTTATTTAAAAGATCATTGGTGCCAATTCGATGGAAGTATGGTCATCTTTCTCTGGTTATCTgtaattttacaaatgtttGAGATGCTAGGTTTCGATATACGACTCACTCCCATTTCGATATTGCGGGCACCACGACCTTTGATTATGATACGCTTCTTACGAGTCTTCCTTAAGTTCTCCATGCCGAAAGCTAgaattaatcaaatttttaa GCGTTCGAGTCAACAGATATATAATGTGactcttttcttccttttcttcatGTCTCTTTATGGTCTTTTAGGCGTTCAATTCTTCGGTGAATTGAAAAACCATTGTGTTCTTAATACTACAGATCCGAAGTATATAACTATAAATAGTTTAGCCATTCCTGATACTTTTTGTTCTACTGATCCTGAATCAGGATACCAATGTCCAGAAGGAATGACTTGTATGAAACTCCAATTGTCGAAGTACATCATGGGTTTCAATGGATTCGATGAATTTG CTACTAGTATTTTTACTGTCTATCAAACTGCATCGCAAGAGGGATGGGTTTTTATCATGTACCGTGCTATAGATAGTTTACCCGCTTGGCGTGCGGTTCTTTACTTTAGTACGATGATATTTTTCTTAGCATGGCTCGTGAAAAACGTATTCATAGCCGTCATTACGGAAACTTTTAATGAAATACGAGTACAATTTCAACAAATGTGGGGTGTTAGGGGGCACATCAGTAACAATACAGCGTCACAA atattaaCTGGTGACGATAATGGTTGGAAATTGGTAACTCTAGATGAGAACAAACACGGAGGATTGGCTTCTCCCATATGTCACGCAATTCTTAGATCTCCACAATTTCGTATGGTGGTAATGTTCGTGATTTTGGCAAATGGAATCGCCACTGCGACGATGAGCTTCAAGCATGATGAGAAACCAAGGCATATGTACTATGACAACTATTACTACGCTGAAATCGCGTTCACCGTATTTTTGGACCTCGAGACGTTATTCAAAATCTGGTGTCTCGGCTTTCGCAGTTATTACAAGCATTCGATTCACAAATTCGAGCTGCTGCTGGCAATTGGTACAACCCTACACATCATTCCGTTCTTCTATCTTTCTGGATTCACGTATTTTCAG GTTCTTAGAGTAGTCAGACTCATCAAGGCATCACCTATGCTCGAggattttgtatataaaatatttggtCCGGGGAAGAAGCTAGGCAGCCTCATTATATTTACCATGTGCCTGCTAGTCATATCGTCCAGCATTTCTATGCAGCTTTTTTGCTTTCTTGATTTCACgaaatttgaaacatttccAGAG GCATTTATGTCCATGTTCCAAATCTTGACACAAGAAGCTTGGGTAGACGTTATGGACGAAACAATGTTAAGGACACATGAAACAATGGCTCCTCTTGCTGCTAtgtatttcatattatacCATCTTTTCGTCACGCTg aTTGTGTTAAGTTTGTTCGTCGCTGTAATTTTGGATAATCTTGAACTGGACGAAGATATCAAGAAACTGAAGCAATTAAAATTCCGCGAACAAAGTGCAGAGATAAAGGAAACTCTACCATTTAGGTTGCGAATCTTTGAGAAGTTTCCTGATAGTCCTCAAATGACATGTTTACACAAAGTGCCATCAGATTTCAATCTTCCAAAA gTTCGTGAAAGTTTCATGAGACAGTTCGTATTTGAAATGGAAACTGAAGAAAACGAAGGGGtcaagaaaataaatgaaacttttGATTCAAAAATGATATACAGGAAACAACGTCcagtaaaaattttaaataatccaCCGAAAGTAAGAAACGTTGCTACAAATCTTAAAAAAGCAGCTGTTATCTATATTATAAA TGATTCAAATAATCAAAGATTATTACTAGGTGATTCGGCTATGATACCAGTGCCAGGAAAAGGTCTTTTAAAGCCACAGGGTACTGTCAGTAGTGCCAAGCAACTTCGTTTTGACCAGAAAAA ATCAATTAGAAGAAGCGTCCGTAGTGGATCAATCAAGTTGAAACAGACGTACGAACATTTAATGGAAAACGGTGATATCGGAGGTATAAACAGAGTTAGCTCTTCTCGGAGTAGACCGCATGATTTGGACATTAAATTGTTGCAAGCTAAACGACAGCAGGCCGAGATGCGAAG AAATCAGCGTGAAGAAGATTTACGCGAAAATCACCCATTTTTTGACACACCATTGTTCGCAGTACCGCGTGAAAGtaaatttcgtaaaatttgCCAGTCGCTTGTTTACGCGAGATACGATACAAATGTAAAAGATCCATTAACtggaaaagagaggaaagtTCAATATAAAAGCCTGCA CAATTTTCTTGGCTTGGTCACATACCTTGATTGGGTAATGATTTTTGCTACCACTATGTCTTGTATCTCTATGATGTTCGAAACACCACGATACCGCGTAATGGAAGTTCCGGCATTGCAAATTGCGGAGTACGGTTTCGTGATCTTTATGAGTATCGAATTAGCTCTGAAAATTCTGGCAGACGGGCTATTTTTTACGCCGAAGGCCTATATCAAAGACGTCGCCTCCGTGttggatatttttatttatgtc GTCAGCCTCGTGTTTCTCTGTTGGATGCCGAAGAGCGTGCCTCCGAATTCCGGTGCGCAACTTCTTATGATCTTACGTTGCGTTAGACCACTAAGAATCTTCACTCTTGTACCGCACATGAGAAAAGTTGTTTATGAATTATGTAGAGGGTTCAAAGAGATCTTATTG GTCTCTACTCTATTGATTTTACTGATGTTTATATTCGCGAGTTATGGTGTACAGCTCTACGGGGGTAGATTAGCTCGTTGCAACGATCCCACTATTTTAAAACGAGAAGATTGCGTTGGAGTATTCATGAGGAGAGTTTTTGTgacgaaaatgaaattaaatccTAGCGAAAATGAGAGCTATCCATCGATACTAGTGCCACGCGTTTG GGCTAATCCTAGAAGatttaattttgataatattgGTGACGCGCTGATGGCACTTTTTGAAGTACTCTCTTTTAAAGGATGGCTCGACGTTAGAGATGTTCTTATACAAGCTCTTGGTCCC GTCCATGctatttatattcatatctATATTTTCCTGGGTTGCATGATTGGTTTAACGCTGTTCGTCGGTGTTGTTATCGCTAATTATTCTGAAAATAAAGGAACCGCATTACTCACGGTCGATCAAAGACGATG GTGTGATTTGAAAAAGCGACTGAAAATCGCACAACCGTTACATTTACCACCCAGACCAGATGGAAAAAAATTCAGGGCATTTATCTATGACATCACGCaaaatatctattttaaaagatttattGCGGTCATGGTGCTCATAAACAGTGCTCTTCTGTGTGTCTCT TGGAGAATCGAGGAAGAACACACGGAAGCACTCGCTACGGTGTCCACGATTCTGACACTCATCTTCCTCGTGGAagtaattatgaaaaatattgctTTTACACCACGTGGCTATTGGCAGTCCAGAAGAAACAGATATGATTTGCTCGTGACAGTCGTCGGTGTTATTTGGATCGTCATTCATTGTACAATGAAG AATGATTTGTCATATGTAATCGGCTTCATGGTCGTGATCCTTAGATTTTTCACAATCACTGGCAAACATACAACTCTCAAAATGCTGATGTTAACGGTCGGAGTATCCGTTTGCAAAAGTTTCTTCATTATATTTGGCATGTTTCTTCTTGTTTTCTTTTATGCGCTAGCTGGCACGATCATCTttggaactgtaaagtatgGTGAAGGTATAGGAAG GCGTGCCAATTTTGAGTCACCTGTAACAGGCGTCGCGATGCTCTTCCGTATTGTCACAGGGGAAGATTGGAATAAAATAATGCACGATTGCATGATACAACCACCATATTGCACTCCAGCTGCTAATTATTGGGAAACCGATTGCGGCAACTTTCATGCTTccttaatatatttttgtactttcTACGTCATTATCACTTACATTGTTTTAAATCTTCTGGTGG CTATTATTATGGAGAACTTTTCTCTATTTTACTCCAATGAAGAAGACGCTTTGTTATCGTATGCTGATATTAGAAACTTCCAGAACACTTGGAACGTTGTTGATAATCATCAGAAAGGTTTTATACCTGTGAAACGG GTGAAGTTTATTTTAAGATTATTGAAAGGTAGATTGGAAACTGACCCACAGAAGGATCGACTTCTCTTCAAACATATGTGCTACGAATTAGAAAAGTTGAACAATGGTGAAGATGTTACCTTTCATGACGTTATCAA CATGTTATCCTATCGTTCGGTTGATATTCGAAAAGCTCTTCAGCTTGAAGAATTATTGGCAAGAGAGGAGTTTGAATACATTATTGAAGAAGAGGTTGCTAAGCAAACAATTAGAAATTGGCTAGAAGGTTGTCTGAAAAAAATACGTGCTAGTGGG aAGCAACAGAATAGTCTCGTAGCCGGTCTTCGTGCCAACACTGAACAAGTACAACAACAAGAGCATGtagaagaaaaagggaaggAAGTAgccaaagaagaagaaactgaAACAAag CAGGAGATTGATGCAATCAGGCACTGTAAAGCAAAGAAACCAGTAGTGCTTCCAAGATCTGATAGTATAGGTAGTGGAtcaggaagaaaatatttaatcccAACACTATCAGATCCTGCTTCCATTAGGTCTGAAAAAGACAAGAGTGCGGCACCTAAGAAGAAGAATAATAGACCACcac CGGCGCCGAAAAATAATTTGCCACATCTCACAGAGAGCACCGAGCAAAGCCGACAGCAGCGGGAAGTAGTCAACGCAAAAGCAACCGTACCAAAACCTTCCAGCGTCATGCTAGAGGTTCGAGAATGGTGGAAGGAACAGTTGGCATACAGCAGTGAGTCCAGCGAAGACGAGGTTTAA
- the LOC126870933 gene encoding sodium leak channel NALCN isoform X2 has product MMLGRKQSLKGEPVLADYGPEESLNESADIEWVNKLWVRRLMRSCALVSLASVCLNTPKTFEKVPPLQYVTFICDLVITFLFTAEMIAKMHIRGILKLQRDKSYLKDHWCQFDGSMVIFLWLSVILQMFEMLGFDIRLTPISILRAPRPLIMIRFLRVFLKFSMPKARINQIFKRSSQQIYNVTLFFLFFMSLYGLLGVQFFGELKNHCVLNTTDPKYITINSLAIPDTFCSTDPESGYQCPEGMTCMKLQLSKYIMGFNGFDEFATSIFTVYQTASQEGWVFIMYRAIDSLPAWRAVLYFSTMIFFLAWLVKNVFIAVITETFNEIRVQFQQMWGVRGHISNNTASQILTGDDNGWKLVTLDENKHGGLASPICHAILRSPQFRMVVMFVILANGIATATMSFKHDEKPRHMYYDNYYYAEIAFTVFLDLETLFKIWCLGFRSYYKHSIHKFELLLAIGTTLHIIPFFYLSGFTYFQVLRVVRLIKASPMLEDFVYKIFGPGKKLGSLIIFTMCLLVISSSISMQLFCFLDFTKFETFPEAFMSMFQILTQEAWVDVMDETMLRTHETMAPLAAMYFILYHLFVTLIVLSLFVAVILDNLELDEDIKKLKQLKFREQSAEIKETLPFRLRIFEKFPDSPQMTCLHKVPSDFNLPKVRESFMRQFVFEMETEENEGVKKINETFDSKMIYRKQRPVKILNNPPKVRNVATNLKKAAVIYIINDSNNQRLLLGDSAMIPVPGKGLLKPQGTVSSAKQLRFDQKKSIRRSVRSGSIKLKQTYEHLMENGDIGGINRVSSSRSRPHDLDIKLLQAKRQQAEMRRNQREEDLRENHPFFDTPLFAVPRESKFRKICQSLVYARYDTNVKDPLTGKERKVQYKSLHNFLGLVTYLDWVMIFATTMSCISMMFETPRYRVMEVPALQIAEYGFVIFMSIELALKILADGLFFTPKAYIKDVASVLDIFIYVVSLVFLCWMPKSVPPNSGAQLLMILRCVRPLRIFTLVPHMRKVVYELCRGFKEILLVSTLLILLMFIFASYGVQLYGGRLARCNDPTILKREDCVGVFMRRVFVTKMKLNPSENESYPSILVPRVWANPRRFNFDNIGDALMALFEVLSFKGWLDVRDVLIQALGPVHAIYIHIYIFLGCMIGLTLFVGVVIANYSENKGTALLTVDQRRWCDLKKRLKIAQPLHLPPRPDGKKFRAFIYDITQNIYFKRFIAVMVLINSALLCVSWRIEEEHTEALATVSTILTLIFLVEVIMKNIAFTPRGYWQSRRNRYDLLVTVVGVIWIVIHCTMKNDLSYVIGFMVVILRFFTITGKHTTLKMLMLTVGVSVCKSFFIIFGMFLLVFFYALAGTIIFGTVKYGEGIGRRANFESPVTGVAMLFRIVTGEDWNKIMHDCMIQPPYCTPAANYWETDCGNFHASLIYFCTFYVIITYIVLNLLVAIIMENFSLFYSNEEDALLSYADIRNFQNTWNVVDNHQKGFIPVKRVKFILRLLKGRLETDPQKDRLLFKHMCYELEKLNNGEDVTFHDVINMLSYRSVDIRKALQLEELLAREEFEYIIEEEVAKQTIRNWLEGCLKKIRASGKQQNSLVAGLRANTEQVQQQEHVEEKGKEVAKEEETETKEIDAIRHCKAKKPVVLPRSDSIGSGSGRKYLIPTLSDPASIRSEKDKSAAPKKKNNRPPPAPKNNLPHLTESTEQSRQQREVVNAKATVPKPSSVMLEVREWWKEQLAYSSESSEDEV; this is encoded by the exons ATGATGCTGGGGCGCAAGCAGAGCCTCAAAGGGGAACCCGTCTTGGCCGATTATGGCCCAGAGGAGTCCCTCAATGAGAGCGCTGATATAGAATGGGTGAATAAG CTATGGGTGAGAAGATTGATGAGGTCTTGTGCTCTAGTATCTTTAGCTTCTGTTTGCTTAAATACTCCTAAGACTTTTGAAAAAGTTCCACCTCTTCAATATGTTACCTTTATTTGCGATTTAGTTATTACGTTTTTATTTACTGCTGAAATGATTGCTAAGATGCACATAAGGGGCATACTGAAG TTACAGAGGGATAAATCTTATTTAAAAGATCATTGGTGCCAATTCGATGGAAGTATGGTCATCTTTCTCTGGTTATCTgtaattttacaaatgtttGAGATGCTAGGTTTCGATATACGACTCACTCCCATTTCGATATTGCGGGCACCACGACCTTTGATTATGATACGCTTCTTACGAGTCTTCCTTAAGTTCTCCATGCCGAAAGCTAgaattaatcaaatttttaa GCGTTCGAGTCAACAGATATATAATGTGactcttttcttccttttcttcatGTCTCTTTATGGTCTTTTAGGCGTTCAATTCTTCGGTGAATTGAAAAACCATTGTGTTCTTAATACTACAGATCCGAAGTATATAACTATAAATAGTTTAGCCATTCCTGATACTTTTTGTTCTACTGATCCTGAATCAGGATACCAATGTCCAGAAGGAATGACTTGTATGAAACTCCAATTGTCGAAGTACATCATGGGTTTCAATGGATTCGATGAATTTG CTACTAGTATTTTTACTGTCTATCAAACTGCATCGCAAGAGGGATGGGTTTTTATCATGTACCGTGCTATAGATAGTTTACCCGCTTGGCGTGCGGTTCTTTACTTTAGTACGATGATATTTTTCTTAGCATGGCTCGTGAAAAACGTATTCATAGCCGTCATTACGGAAACTTTTAATGAAATACGAGTACAATTTCAACAAATGTGGGGTGTTAGGGGGCACATCAGTAACAATACAGCGTCACAA atattaaCTGGTGACGATAATGGTTGGAAATTGGTAACTCTAGATGAGAACAAACACGGAGGATTGGCTTCTCCCATATGTCACGCAATTCTTAGATCTCCACAATTTCGTATGGTGGTAATGTTCGTGATTTTGGCAAATGGAATCGCCACTGCGACGATGAGCTTCAAGCATGATGAGAAACCAAGGCATATGTACTATGACAACTATTACTACGCTGAAATCGCGTTCACCGTATTTTTGGACCTCGAGACGTTATTCAAAATCTGGTGTCTCGGCTTTCGCAGTTATTACAAGCATTCGATTCACAAATTCGAGCTGCTGCTGGCAATTGGTACAACCCTACACATCATTCCGTTCTTCTATCTTTCTGGATTCACGTATTTTCAG GTTCTTAGAGTAGTCAGACTCATCAAGGCATCACCTATGCTCGAggattttgtatataaaatatttggtCCGGGGAAGAAGCTAGGCAGCCTCATTATATTTACCATGTGCCTGCTAGTCATATCGTCCAGCATTTCTATGCAGCTTTTTTGCTTTCTTGATTTCACgaaatttgaaacatttccAGAG GCATTTATGTCCATGTTCCAAATCTTGACACAAGAAGCTTGGGTAGACGTTATGGACGAAACAATGTTAAGGACACATGAAACAATGGCTCCTCTTGCTGCTAtgtatttcatattatacCATCTTTTCGTCACGCTg aTTGTGTTAAGTTTGTTCGTCGCTGTAATTTTGGATAATCTTGAACTGGACGAAGATATCAAGAAACTGAAGCAATTAAAATTCCGCGAACAAAGTGCAGAGATAAAGGAAACTCTACCATTTAGGTTGCGAATCTTTGAGAAGTTTCCTGATAGTCCTCAAATGACATGTTTACACAAAGTGCCATCAGATTTCAATCTTCCAAAA gTTCGTGAAAGTTTCATGAGACAGTTCGTATTTGAAATGGAAACTGAAGAAAACGAAGGGGtcaagaaaataaatgaaacttttGATTCAAAAATGATATACAGGAAACAACGTCcagtaaaaattttaaataatccaCCGAAAGTAAGAAACGTTGCTACAAATCTTAAAAAAGCAGCTGTTATCTATATTATAAA TGATTCAAATAATCAAAGATTATTACTAGGTGATTCGGCTATGATACCAGTGCCAGGAAAAGGTCTTTTAAAGCCACAGGGTACTGTCAGTAGTGCCAAGCAACTTCGTTTTGACCAGAAAAA ATCAATTAGAAGAAGCGTCCGTAGTGGATCAATCAAGTTGAAACAGACGTACGAACATTTAATGGAAAACGGTGATATCGGAGGTATAAACAGAGTTAGCTCTTCTCGGAGTAGACCGCATGATTTGGACATTAAATTGTTGCAAGCTAAACGACAGCAGGCCGAGATGCGAAG AAATCAGCGTGAAGAAGATTTACGCGAAAATCACCCATTTTTTGACACACCATTGTTCGCAGTACCGCGTGAAAGtaaatttcgtaaaatttgCCAGTCGCTTGTTTACGCGAGATACGATACAAATGTAAAAGATCCATTAACtggaaaagagaggaaagtTCAATATAAAAGCCTGCA CAATTTTCTTGGCTTGGTCACATACCTTGATTGGGTAATGATTTTTGCTACCACTATGTCTTGTATCTCTATGATGTTCGAAACACCACGATACCGCGTAATGGAAGTTCCGGCATTGCAAATTGCGGAGTACGGTTTCGTGATCTTTATGAGTATCGAATTAGCTCTGAAAATTCTGGCAGACGGGCTATTTTTTACGCCGAAGGCCTATATCAAAGACGTCGCCTCCGTGttggatatttttatttatgtc GTCAGCCTCGTGTTTCTCTGTTGGATGCCGAAGAGCGTGCCTCCGAATTCCGGTGCGCAACTTCTTATGATCTTACGTTGCGTTAGACCACTAAGAATCTTCACTCTTGTACCGCACATGAGAAAAGTTGTTTATGAATTATGTAGAGGGTTCAAAGAGATCTTATTG GTCTCTACTCTATTGATTTTACTGATGTTTATATTCGCGAGTTATGGTGTACAGCTCTACGGGGGTAGATTAGCTCGTTGCAACGATCCCACTATTTTAAAACGAGAAGATTGCGTTGGAGTATTCATGAGGAGAGTTTTTGTgacgaaaatgaaattaaatccTAGCGAAAATGAGAGCTATCCATCGATACTAGTGCCACGCGTTTG GGCTAATCCTAGAAGatttaattttgataatattgGTGACGCGCTGATGGCACTTTTTGAAGTACTCTCTTTTAAAGGATGGCTCGACGTTAGAGATGTTCTTATACAAGCTCTTGGTCCC GTCCATGctatttatattcatatctATATTTTCCTGGGTTGCATGATTGGTTTAACGCTGTTCGTCGGTGTTGTTATCGCTAATTATTCTGAAAATAAAGGAACCGCATTACTCACGGTCGATCAAAGACGATG GTGTGATTTGAAAAAGCGACTGAAAATCGCACAACCGTTACATTTACCACCCAGACCAGATGGAAAAAAATTCAGGGCATTTATCTATGACATCACGCaaaatatctattttaaaagatttattGCGGTCATGGTGCTCATAAACAGTGCTCTTCTGTGTGTCTCT TGGAGAATCGAGGAAGAACACACGGAAGCACTCGCTACGGTGTCCACGATTCTGACACTCATCTTCCTCGTGGAagtaattatgaaaaatattgctTTTACACCACGTGGCTATTGGCAGTCCAGAAGAAACAGATATGATTTGCTCGTGACAGTCGTCGGTGTTATTTGGATCGTCATTCATTGTACAATGAAG AATGATTTGTCATATGTAATCGGCTTCATGGTCGTGATCCTTAGATTTTTCACAATCACTGGCAAACATACAACTCTCAAAATGCTGATGTTAACGGTCGGAGTATCCGTTTGCAAAAGTTTCTTCATTATATTTGGCATGTTTCTTCTTGTTTTCTTTTATGCGCTAGCTGGCACGATCATCTttggaactgtaaagtatgGTGAAGGTATAGGAAG GCGTGCCAATTTTGAGTCACCTGTAACAGGCGTCGCGATGCTCTTCCGTATTGTCACAGGGGAAGATTGGAATAAAATAATGCACGATTGCATGATACAACCACCATATTGCACTCCAGCTGCTAATTATTGGGAAACCGATTGCGGCAACTTTCATGCTTccttaatatatttttgtactttcTACGTCATTATCACTTACATTGTTTTAAATCTTCTGGTGG CTATTATTATGGAGAACTTTTCTCTATTTTACTCCAATGAAGAAGACGCTTTGTTATCGTATGCTGATATTAGAAACTTCCAGAACACTTGGAACGTTGTTGATAATCATCAGAAAGGTTTTATACCTGTGAAACGG GTGAAGTTTATTTTAAGATTATTGAAAGGTAGATTGGAAACTGACCCACAGAAGGATCGACTTCTCTTCAAACATATGTGCTACGAATTAGAAAAGTTGAACAATGGTGAAGATGTTACCTTTCATGACGTTATCAA CATGTTATCCTATCGTTCGGTTGATATTCGAAAAGCTCTTCAGCTTGAAGAATTATTGGCAAGAGAGGAGTTTGAATACATTATTGAAGAAGAGGTTGCTAAGCAAACAATTAGAAATTGGCTAGAAGGTTGTCTGAAAAAAATACGTGCTAGTGGG aAGCAACAGAATAGTCTCGTAGCCGGTCTTCGTGCCAACACTGAACAAGTACAACAACAAGAGCATGtagaagaaaaagggaaggAAGTAgccaaagaagaagaaactgaAACAAag GAGATTGATGCAATCAGGCACTGTAAAGCAAAGAAACCAGTAGTGCTTCCAAGATCTGATAGTATAGGTAGTGGAtcaggaagaaaatatttaatcccAACACTATCAGATCCTGCTTCCATTAGGTCTGAAAAAGACAAGAGTGCGGCACCTAAGAAGAAGAATAATAGACCACcac CGGCGCCGAAAAATAATTTGCCACATCTCACAGAGAGCACCGAGCAAAGCCGACAGCAGCGGGAAGTAGTCAACGCAAAAGCAACCGTACCAAAACCTTCCAGCGTCATGCTAGAGGTTCGAGAATGGTGGAAGGAACAGTTGGCATACAGCAGTGAGTCCAGCGAAGACGAGGTTTAA